The nucleotide window TCTGGACCACCACACGAGCGTAGCTGGGCAACAAACGCTTATAAATTTCTGAAGCGTCCGGTTCGAAGATATAATCCTTCCCTCCGCCGTGCTCTTCCTCTTCCTCGTCGCCGAAATCCGCCACGATCGGAAGAAACTGCATATCAGTGATCCGGAACCTGCCCATTGACACGAACGTGGTATAAATGAAAGTGATCTTGTCAACTTCCTTTTCCACGAACATACGGGTCAGGTCGCGGGTGATTTCCCGAACGCGCATAAAATCCATCTTACCGGCGAAATCGAGGTAGGTTTTCATGATTTCATGGTCACGTCGCTTGAAGAAATCATTGCCCTTTTTACCGACCAGCACCAGGGCCGGGTTCTCATCTTGATGCTCGGCCAGATACGAGTTCGTGTAGCGAATCAGGTTCGAATTGAAAGAACCGCACAGACCGCGATCGGATGTCACCAGCACCACGGCTGATTTGTTGACGTCACGCCTTTCAAAATAGGGATGTTCGACCGTGCCGGAGGCCTGCGACAGATGAGTCAGCATCTCGCGCATCTTTTGCGCGTAGGGTCTGAACGACTCGATCTGTTGCTGTGCTTTGCGCAGGCGTGCCGCCGCCACCATCTCCATCGCCTTGGTAATCTGCCTGGTGTTTTCAACCGCGCGAATACGCTTGATAATGTCTCGCAGTGACTGCATGCCTGTTCCTTAGTTTATCCCTTTTTCTTTGACGAACTTCTCGTGGAAATCTTCCGAACCGCTTTTTAGCTGGCCGGCGATTTCATCGTTCATGACTTTCTCAGTCTCGATTTTATGAGCCACATCTTTGTACTTGTCGTGCATGAAAGCCAGAAATTCCTTCTCATACTGGCGCACTATATCGGTCGGGATGTCATCGAGAAATCCCTGACCCGCTGTCCAGATGATCATGACCTGGTCTTCCATGGCCATCGGCTCGTACTGATTCTGCTTCAGGATTTCAACCATCTTCTCGCCACGAGTGAGCTGTTTTAAAGTGGCCTTGTCCAGATCCGATCCGAACTGCGCGAAAGCCGCCAGCTCGCGATACTGGGCCAGGTCCAGACGCAGACGGCCGGCGA belongs to Candidatus Zixiibacteriota bacterium and includes:
- the atpG gene encoding ATP synthase F1 subunit gamma → MQSLRDIIKRIRAVENTRQITKAMEMVAAARLRKAQQQIESFRPYAQKMREMLTHLSQASGTVEHPYFERRDVNKSAVVLVTSDRGLCGSFNSNLIRYTNSYLAEHQDENPALVLVGKKGNDFFKRRDHEIMKTYLDFAGKMDFMRVREITRDLTRMFVEKEVDKITFIYTTFVSMGRFRITDMQFLPIVADFGDEEEEEHGGGKDYIFEPDASEIYKRLLPSYARVVVQMVLADSFASEHGTRMIAMGSATKNAGELIEFLTLQRNKARQATITNELLDIVGGAEALNQ